One genomic region from Parerythrobacter aestuarii encodes:
- a CDS encoding NAD(P)/FAD-dependent oxidoreductase: MRTVDTIVIGAGIAGLSLAARCVQHGSVVVLEAESAPGYHSSGRSVAHAHFGLGDEVVRALTALSMARLAQVPQDGSPPAGTVHPSLHIADAGQLAALDELEAQHQRYAADFERIGTAEAQALVPILKREAAAGALLDRAALKLDADTMLQGHLRAVRAGGGELVADARVLSVARDGDGWNVGTAGENYMAKRIVNAAGAWVDVVAAMAGVATIGLEPRRRTVISFDGPAGEDIAHWPFTKTVGEGFYMLPEGTGRLLASPMDATPCEPCDAAPEEIDIATGAHRVEQATTLEIRRIHHSWAGLRSFAPDERPVVGFAADAPGFFWFAGQGGFGLQTSPALADIAEALLFGLEWPDEFERYDLSPEQFSPARFG; this comes from the coding sequence ATGCGCACCGTCGATACCATCGTGATCGGAGCCGGAATTGCCGGGCTGTCACTGGCAGCACGCTGCGTGCAGCATGGCTCGGTGGTCGTGCTGGAGGCGGAGAGCGCACCAGGCTACCACTCCTCCGGACGCAGCGTGGCGCATGCGCATTTCGGGCTCGGCGACGAGGTAGTGCGGGCGCTGACGGCTTTGAGCATGGCGCGGCTTGCGCAAGTGCCGCAGGATGGCAGCCCTCCAGCTGGTACTGTCCATCCTTCGCTACATATCGCCGATGCCGGCCAGCTTGCCGCGCTGGACGAACTGGAAGCGCAGCACCAACGCTATGCTGCAGACTTCGAGCGGATCGGAACAGCCGAGGCACAAGCTCTGGTGCCGATCCTCAAGCGCGAGGCCGCAGCTGGCGCACTGCTCGACCGCGCCGCGCTGAAGCTGGATGCCGACACAATGCTTCAAGGGCACCTGCGCGCCGTTCGCGCGGGCGGTGGGGAGCTGGTCGCCGATGCAAGGGTACTGTCGGTTGCGCGCGATGGTGATGGCTGGAACGTCGGCACGGCTGGCGAGAACTACATGGCCAAGCGGATCGTCAATGCAGCCGGGGCATGGGTGGATGTCGTAGCCGCCATGGCCGGTGTCGCCACCATCGGCCTTGAGCCGCGCCGCCGGACCGTCATTTCGTTCGACGGACCCGCAGGCGAAGATATCGCGCATTGGCCCTTTACCAAGACCGTTGGCGAAGGCTTCTACATGCTGCCTGAAGGTACCGGTCGCCTTCTCGCTTCGCCGATGGACGCAACTCCTTGCGAACCCTGCGATGCCGCGCCGGAGGAGATCGATATCGCCACCGGCGCACACCGAGTCGAGCAAGCCACCACCCTCGAAATCCGCCGCATCCATCACAGCTGGGCCGGCTTGCGCAGCTTCGCACCGGATGAGCGCCCCGTGGTAGGCTTTGCGGCCGATGCTCCGGGGTTCTTCTGGTTCGCCGGGCAAGGCGGGTTCGGCCTGCAAACCTCCCCCGCCCTTGCCGATATCGCCGAGGCGCTGTTGTTCGGCCTTGAATGGCCGGATGAGTTCGAGCGCTACGATCTGTCACCGGAGCAGTTCAGCCCCGCACGCTTCGGCTAG
- a CDS encoding acyl-CoA carboxylase subunit beta translates to MSANIAEMERRRAASKMGGGEKRIAAQHAKGKLTARERLDVLLDEGSFEELDTYVEHDCTDFGMETQKIPGDGVVTGSGTINGRLVYVFSQDFTVFGGSLSKRHAEKICKVMDTAMKVGAPVIGLNDSGGARIQEGVASLGGYAEVFQRNVLASGVVPQISLIMGPCAGGAVYSPAMTDFIFMVKDSSYMFVTGPDVVKTVTNETVTQEELGGAITHTTKTSVADIAFENDLEVLLATRNFFDFLPLSNRETVPERPTADPFDREEESLDTLIPANANQPYDMHEVIRKVLDEGDFFEIQPAHAGNILCGFGRVEGRTVGVVANQPMVLAGVLDINSSKKAARFVRFCDAFEIPILTFVDVPGFLPGTDQEHNGIIKHGAKLLFAYAEATVPKITVITRKAYGGAYDVMASKHLRGDLNYAWPTAEIAVMGAKGAVEIIFRQDRDDPDKIAEKTKEYEDRFANPFVAAQRGYIDEVIYPHSTRKRIAVGLRKLRTKQLENPWKKHDNIPL, encoded by the coding sequence ATGTCCGCCAATATCGCTGAAATGGAACGTCGCCGAGCAGCCTCGAAGATGGGCGGGGGCGAGAAGCGCATTGCCGCGCAGCATGCCAAGGGCAAGCTGACCGCGCGCGAGCGGCTCGACGTGCTGCTGGACGAAGGCTCGTTCGAAGAGCTCGACACCTATGTCGAGCATGACTGCACCGATTTCGGCATGGAGACACAGAAGATCCCGGGCGACGGCGTCGTCACCGGATCGGGCACCATCAACGGCCGACTGGTCTATGTCTTTTCGCAGGATTTTACCGTGTTCGGCGGCTCGCTGTCGAAGCGCCATGCGGAGAAGATCTGCAAGGTGATGGACACCGCGATGAAGGTGGGCGCGCCGGTGATCGGCCTCAACGATTCTGGCGGCGCGCGTATCCAGGAAGGTGTCGCCTCATTGGGCGGCTATGCCGAGGTATTCCAGCGCAATGTGCTGGCCAGCGGCGTGGTGCCGCAGATCAGCCTCATCATGGGGCCATGCGCGGGCGGGGCGGTCTATTCCCCGGCGATGACCGACTTCATCTTCATGGTGAAAGACAGCTCCTACATGTTCGTCACCGGGCCGGACGTAGTGAAGACCGTCACCAACGAGACCGTGACGCAGGAAGAGCTGGGCGGGGCGATCACGCACACCACCAAGACCAGCGTCGCCGATATCGCCTTCGAGAACGATCTCGAGGTTCTGCTGGCGACGCGCAATTTCTTCGATTTCCTGCCGCTGTCGAACCGAGAGACCGTGCCCGAGCGGCCCACCGCCGACCCGTTCGACCGCGAGGAAGAGAGCCTCGACACGCTGATCCCGGCCAATGCCAACCAGCCCTATGACATGCACGAAGTGATCCGGAAGGTGCTCGACGAAGGCGACTTCTTCGAAATCCAGCCGGCCCATGCGGGCAATATCCTGTGCGGCTTCGGCCGGGTCGAGGGGCGCACCGTGGGCGTGGTCGCCAACCAGCCAATGGTGCTGGCGGGCGTGCTCGATATCAACAGTAGCAAGAAAGCCGCGCGCTTCGTGCGCTTCTGCGATGCGTTCGAGATCCCGATCCTGACCTTCGTCGATGTCCCCGGCTTCCTCCCCGGCACCGACCAGGAGCACAACGGCATCATCAAGCACGGCGCGAAGTTGCTGTTCGCCTATGCCGAAGCCACCGTGCCCAAGATCACCGTGATTACCCGCAAGGCCTATGGCGGGGCTTACGACGTGATGGCGAGCAAGCACTTGCGCGGGGACTTGAACTACGCCTGGCCGACCGCCGAAATCGCCGTGATGGGTGCGAAGGGCGCGGTGGAGATCATCTTCCGCCAAGACCGCGACGATCCCGACAAGATCGCCGAGAAAACGAAGGAATACGAAGACCGCTTCGCCAACCCCTTCGTGGCGGCCCAGCGCGGCTATATCGACGAGGTGATCTACCCGCATTCGACCCGCAAGCGGATCGCGGTGGGGCTCAGGAAGCTAAGGACGAAGCAGCTTGAGAACCCGTGGAAGAAGCATGATAATATTCCGCTATGA
- a CDS encoding glutathione S-transferase family protein, producing the protein MLFYDSPNPAPNPRRVRIFAAEKGIGLPSREISIPAREQKSEEFLKINPRGQTPALETDDGEVVTESVAICRYLEALHPDPPMFGTTPLEIAHVEQWCRRVEMILMAPIGAVWVHTHAFTAKLPGRNEEWGETNRPRVEEAFRFFDASLEGSEFLATDSYTLADILLLTTMDFAGFVGCGAPDNCAALHAWHERVSARPSASA; encoded by the coding sequence ATGCTGTTCTACGACAGCCCGAACCCGGCGCCCAATCCGCGCCGGGTGCGCATCTTCGCCGCCGAGAAAGGCATCGGACTCCCGAGCCGCGAGATTTCGATCCCCGCGCGCGAGCAGAAATCCGAGGAGTTCCTCAAGATCAACCCGCGCGGGCAGACCCCGGCGCTGGAAACCGACGATGGCGAGGTGGTCACGGAGAGCGTGGCGATCTGCCGCTATCTCGAGGCGCTGCATCCCGATCCGCCGATGTTCGGGACCACGCCGCTCGAAATCGCGCATGTCGAGCAATGGTGCCGCCGGGTCGAGATGATCCTGATGGCACCGATTGGCGCGGTCTGGGTCCACACCCATGCCTTCACGGCGAAGCTACCGGGCCGCAACGAGGAATGGGGCGAGACCAACCGTCCGCGCGTGGAGGAGGCGTTCCGTTTCTTCGACGCCTCGCTGGAAGGGAGTGAGTTTCTCGCCACGGACAGCTATACGCTGGCGGACATTTTGCTCCTCACCACGATGGATTTTGCCGGGTTCGTGGGTTGCGGAGCGCCGGACAATTGTGCAGCGCTTCATGCGTGGCACGAACGTGTAAGCGCAAGGCCCAGCGCCAGCGCCTGA
- a CDS encoding DUF2975 domain-containing protein, whose product MTAVWTRRLVDALIVLVALAALGGIIKAGASIGEGKFHMVSYAASSENIRMEHLDKEGTAFWQLQEGTIRVDNYTWLRLLRVALQFTFVGLFAAALWNLRGFLSRIAEGHVFTDENIAALTRIGQILLVGVALSVVGTIFIQHVIINAIPPVDGRVIHSSISWRVQGVENIWLEYSPPIEALVLSLLAFSAAGAFRAGKAYREDSESVV is encoded by the coding sequence ATGACTGCAGTTTGGACGCGGCGCCTTGTGGATGCGTTGATCGTGTTGGTCGCGCTGGCGGCGCTGGGCGGGATCATCAAGGCCGGGGCCTCGATTGGCGAGGGCAAGTTCCACATGGTGAGCTATGCCGCATCAAGCGAGAATATCCGGATGGAGCATCTCGACAAGGAAGGGACGGCCTTCTGGCAGCTCCAGGAAGGAACGATCAGGGTCGACAATTACACCTGGTTGCGGTTGTTGCGGGTCGCGCTCCAGTTTACCTTTGTCGGGCTTTTTGCTGCAGCGCTGTGGAACCTCCGAGGGTTCCTGAGCCGGATTGCCGAAGGCCATGTTTTCACCGACGAGAATATCGCTGCGCTGACACGGATTGGGCAAATCCTGCTCGTCGGCGTGGCTTTGTCGGTGGTTGGAACCATCTTCATCCAGCACGTGATCATCAACGCTATCCCGCCGGTTGACGGGCGGGTCATTCATAGTTCGATCAGCTGGCGTGTGCAGGGGGTCGAGAACATCTGGCTCGAGTATTCACCCCCGATCGAAGCGCTCGTTCTTTCATTGCTCGCCTTTTCGGCAGCCGGGGCATTTCGCGCAGGAAAGGCCTACCGCGAAGACAGCGAGAGCGTGGTCTGA
- a CDS encoding enoyl-CoA hydratase-related protein, translated as MSYETIIVERDGPLMTITLNRPDRLNAMPPQMADEIGAAFYDLRDARAVLITGAGKGFCSGADLSARGERSALEMKGGSHLALQNHYNPAVSQVLRAPVPVVCAVNGPAAGVGCSLALAADFTLAGRSAYFLQAFVNIGLVPDGGSTWLLTRAIGRARATRMMMLGEKIGAEQAEDWGLIYKAVDNDGLLAEARELALKLANGPTVALRTMKQNIALATDGSLQQVLLAEAEGQRLAGATADAREGGMAFLEKRKAEFKGA; from the coding sequence GTGAGCTACGAAACCATCATCGTCGAGCGGGACGGCCCGCTGATGACCATCACCCTCAACCGCCCCGACCGGCTCAACGCCATGCCTCCGCAGATGGCGGACGAGATCGGCGCGGCGTTCTATGACCTGCGCGATGCGCGCGCGGTGCTGATCACCGGGGCGGGCAAGGGCTTCTGCTCGGGCGCGGACCTTTCCGCACGCGGCGAACGTAGCGCGCTGGAGATGAAGGGCGGCAGCCACCTGGCGCTGCAGAACCACTATAACCCCGCCGTCAGCCAGGTGCTGCGCGCGCCGGTGCCGGTGGTCTGCGCGGTCAATGGGCCGGCGGCGGGGGTCGGCTGCTCGCTCGCGCTGGCGGCGGACTTCACCCTTGCCGGACGCTCTGCGTATTTCCTGCAAGCCTTCGTCAATATCGGCCTCGTGCCCGATGGCGGCTCGACCTGGCTGCTGACCCGCGCCATTGGCCGTGCCCGCGCCACCCGCATGATGATGCTGGGCGAGAAGATCGGCGCCGAGCAGGCCGAGGATTGGGGCCTGATCTACAAGGCGGTCGACAATGACGGGCTGCTGGCCGAAGCCCGCGAACTGGCGCTGAAGCTTGCCAATGGCCCGACCGTGGCGCTGCGCACCATGAAGCAGAACATCGCACTCGCCACCGACGGCTCGCTGCAGCAGGTCCTGCTGGCAGAGGCCGAGGGCCAGCGGCTCGCCGGCGCCACGGCTGATGCGCGCGAAGGCGGCATGGCCTTCCTCGAAAAGCGCAAGGCCGAGTTCAAGGGCGCCTGA
- the mce gene encoding methylmalonyl-CoA epimerase, which produces MKLGRLNHIGVATPSIEESIRYYREVMGATSFHKPFDLEAQGVKVCFVDTPGEDGTHGTQIELIEPLGPDSPIASFLEKNPSGGQHHLCYEVEDIEDARKWFEDMGKRILGPTRIGAHGTPIFFLHPKDMMGQLTEIMETPKEGSHWSN; this is translated from the coding sequence ATGAAACTCGGCCGTCTCAACCATATCGGTGTCGCCACGCCTTCGATCGAGGAATCGATCCGCTATTACCGTGAGGTGATGGGCGCGACTTCGTTCCACAAACCGTTCGATCTCGAGGCGCAGGGAGTTAAGGTCTGCTTCGTCGATACGCCCGGTGAGGATGGCACCCACGGCACGCAAATCGAGCTGATCGAGCCGCTTGGGCCGGACAGCCCGATCGCCAGCTTCCTCGAGAAGAACCCTTCGGGCGGGCAGCACCATCTCTGCTACGAGGTCGAGGACATCGAAGATGCGCGCAAGTGGTTCGAGGACATGGGCAAGCGTATCCTCGGCCCGACCCGCATCGGCGCACATGGCACGCCGATCTTCTTCCTCCACCCCAAGGACATGATGGGCCAACTGACCGAGATCATGGAAACGCCCAAGGAAGGCAGCCACTGGTCAAATTGA
- the scpA gene encoding methylmalonyl-CoA mutase: MTDKPTPADWKALADKEVKGRDLDWETPEGFTIKPLYTAEDTADVDPGLPGFAPFTRGVKASMYAGRPWTIRQYAGFSTAEESNAFYRRNLAMGQKGLSVAFDLATHRGYDSDHPRVVGDVGKAGVAIDTVADMQILFDQIPLDQMSVSMTMNGAVIPVMAFYIVAGERQGVSTEQLSGTIQNDILKEFMVRNTYIYPPEPSMRIVSDIIAYTSTNMPKFNSISISGYHMHEAGATAVQELAFTIADGKEYAQRAMATGLDIDAFAGRLSFFFGIGMNFFMEIAKLRAARTLWWRVMDGLGAKSERSKMLRTHCQTSGVSLQEQDPYNNVIRTTIEAMAATLGGTQSLHTNALDEAIALPTDFSARIARNTQLVLQEESGITNVVDPLGGSYYIEALTKQLVDDAWALIEEVDAAGGMTAYVATGKPKAAIETAAAEKQTGIDRGETVIVGVNKYRKDTEDPIETLEVDNHKVRQGQIARLKRVRDERDEAACQAALKALSDGARHSVSPRAGGDLSQSGATPPGAPAFAGEHNLLALAVEAARHDATLGEISSAMEAVFGRHDATPQPVKGVYKSAYEFDRRWQQVTDGVAAVERRLGRKPKIIVAKMGQDGHDRGANVIASAFADMGFEVVSGPLFQTPQETMEMALEHGVDAIGASSLAAGHKTLIPELINLLKEAGRSDIKVVAGGVIPPQDYDFLREAGVQGIYGPGSNVVECGADMLRLLGHNMPPAGDELDEAAE; this comes from the coding sequence ATGACCGACAAGCCGACCCCCGCCGACTGGAAGGCCCTTGCCGACAAGGAAGTGAAGGGCCGCGATCTCGATTGGGAGACGCCCGAGGGTTTCACCATCAAGCCGCTCTACACGGCGGAAGACACCGCCGATGTTGATCCAGGCCTGCCGGGCTTCGCGCCGTTCACGCGCGGGGTGAAAGCGAGCATGTATGCCGGCCGTCCATGGACGATCCGGCAATACGCGGGCTTCTCGACCGCCGAGGAATCGAACGCCTTCTACCGCCGCAACCTCGCGATGGGGCAGAAGGGCCTCTCGGTCGCCTTCGACCTCGCCACCCACCGTGGCTATGACAGCGATCACCCGCGCGTGGTCGGTGATGTCGGCAAGGCGGGCGTTGCGATCGACACCGTCGCCGACATGCAGATCCTGTTCGACCAGATCCCGCTCGATCAGATGTCGGTCAGCATGACCATGAACGGCGCTGTGATCCCGGTGATGGCATTCTACATCGTTGCTGGCGAGCGGCAGGGCGTTTCGACCGAGCAGCTTTCGGGGACCATCCAGAACGACATCCTCAAGGAGTTCATGGTCCGCAACACCTATATCTACCCGCCCGAGCCGAGCATGCGGATAGTCAGCGATATCATCGCCTATACCTCCACCAACATGCCGAAATTCAACAGCATTTCGATCAGCGGCTATCACATGCACGAGGCCGGGGCGACGGCGGTGCAGGAGCTTGCCTTCACCATCGCCGACGGCAAGGAATATGCCCAGCGCGCGATGGCGACCGGGCTCGATATCGATGCCTTCGCCGGACGGCTGAGCTTCTTCTTCGGCATCGGCATGAACTTCTTCATGGAGATCGCCAAGCTGCGCGCCGCGCGCACGCTGTGGTGGCGGGTGATGGACGGGCTGGGGGCAAAGAGCGAACGTTCCAAGATGCTGCGCACGCACTGCCAGACGTCGGGCGTGTCTCTGCAGGAGCAGGATCCCTACAACAACGTCATCCGCACCACGATCGAGGCGATGGCCGCGACGCTGGGCGGCACGCAGTCGCTGCACACCAATGCGCTCGATGAAGCCATCGCGCTGCCGACCGATTTCTCCGCCCGCATCGCACGCAACACCCAGCTGGTGCTGCAGGAAGAAAGCGGCATCACCAATGTCGTCGATCCGTTGGGTGGCAGCTACTACATCGAAGCGCTGACGAAGCAGCTGGTGGACGATGCCTGGGCGCTGATCGAGGAGGTCGACGCGGCCGGGGGGATGACCGCCTATGTCGCCACCGGCAAGCCCAAAGCGGCAATTGAAACCGCTGCTGCCGAGAAGCAGACCGGCATCGACCGGGGCGAGACCGTGATCGTCGGGGTCAACAAGTACCGCAAGGACACCGAAGATCCGATCGAGACGCTCGAGGTCGATAACCACAAGGTCCGCCAGGGCCAGATTGCCCGCCTCAAACGCGTCCGCGACGAGCGTGATGAAGCAGCATGCCAGGCTGCGCTCAAGGCACTGAGCGATGGGGCGAGGCACAGTGTGAGTCCCCGCGCAGGCGGGGACCTCAGTCAGTCTGGCGCTACCCCTCCTGGGGCCCCCGCCTTCGCGGGGGAGCACAATCTCTTGGCCCTCGCAGTCGAAGCCGCACGTCACGATGCGACACTGGGCGAGATTTCCTCGGCGATGGAAGCGGTGTTCGGTCGCCACGATGCCACCCCGCAGCCGGTGAAAGGCGTCTACAAGAGCGCCTATGAGTTCGACCGTCGCTGGCAGCAGGTCACCGACGGGGTCGCCGCCGTCGAGCGTCGCCTCGGCCGCAAGCCCAAGATCATAGTCGCCAAGATGGGCCAGGACGGCCACGATCGCGGCGCCAACGTTATCGCCAGCGCTTTCGCCGACATGGGATTCGAGGTCGTCTCCGGCCCGCTGTTCCAGACGCCGCAAGAGACGATGGAGATGGCGCTGGAACACGGCGTCGACGCCATCGGCGCGAGTTCGCTTGCGGCCGGGCACAAGACACTGATCCCCGAGCTGATCAACCTGCTCAAGGAAGCGGGCCGCAGCGACATCAAGGTCGTAGCTGGCGGCGTGATCCCGCCGCAGGACTATGACTTCCTGCGCGAAGCCGGGGTACAGGGCATCTACGGCCCGGGCTCGAACGTGGTCGAATGCGGCGCCGACATGCTGCGCCTGCTGGGCCACAACATGCCGCCTGCCGGCGATGAGCTGGACGAGGCGGCGGAGTGA
- a CDS encoding helix-turn-helix domain-containing protein, with translation MAIITNLDVMMAKRKVSLKELADRIGISNTNLSLLKTGKVQGVRYRTLDALCRELDCQPGDILEFRPDDGDEAAD, from the coding sequence ATGGCGATCATCACCAATCTCGATGTGATGATGGCGAAACGGAAGGTCAGCTTGAAAGAGCTGGCTGACCGCATCGGCATTTCCAATACCAACCTGTCGCTGCTCAAGACCGGCAAGGTGCAGGGCGTGCGCTATCGCACGCTCGATGCGCTGTGCCGCGAACTCGACTGCCAACCGGGAGACATTCTCGAATTCCGCCCGGACGATGGCGACGAGGCAGCTGACTAG
- the gorA gene encoding glutathione-disulfide reductase, whose amino-acid sequence MAEYDFDLFTIGAGSGGVRASRVAAAHGARVAVAEEYRVGGTCVIRGCVPKKMLVYGSMFAEELGHADNYGWTIEGKSFDWAALRNFVNADVDRLEGLYGKTLASHEVEVFAERATITGPHGVKLASGREVSAKYILVATGGWPAMPDFPGAEHCISSNEVFHLEEQPKCLMVVGGGYIAMEFAGIFNALGSEVTVVNRTDRILRSYDEQIVERMLHIAMGRGIDFKMHSQIQSVEKLDDGCLSVDLGGANPVKVDQVLIATGRKPNSAGLGLENAGIELGEGGEIPVDEYNRTSCESIYAVGDVTDRVQLTPVAIREGHAFADTVFGENPRTIDYTAIPSAVFSQPPLAGVGLTEAQAREQYGNIKVYSSDFRPMKNIFSPHAERGLYKMIVEATSEKVLGVHMIGPESPEILQVAAVAVKAGLTKQAFDDTVALHPSMAEELVLLK is encoded by the coding sequence ATGGCCGAGTATGACTTTGACCTCTTCACCATCGGTGCCGGCTCGGGCGGCGTTCGGGCAAGCCGTGTTGCCGCTGCGCACGGCGCAAGGGTCGCAGTGGCGGAGGAATACCGGGTTGGAGGGACCTGTGTCATCCGAGGCTGTGTGCCCAAGAAGATGCTGGTCTACGGCTCCATGTTCGCCGAGGAGCTGGGCCATGCCGACAACTACGGATGGACAATCGAAGGCAAGAGCTTCGACTGGGCGGCGTTGCGCAATTTCGTCAATGCCGACGTCGACCGGCTTGAAGGGCTCTACGGCAAGACCTTGGCTAGTCACGAGGTCGAAGTTTTTGCCGAGCGTGCCACCATTACCGGGCCGCATGGTGTGAAGCTGGCCAGTGGGCGTGAAGTGAGCGCGAAATACATCCTCGTCGCCACCGGTGGTTGGCCGGCGATGCCTGATTTCCCGGGGGCCGAGCACTGCATCAGCTCCAACGAGGTGTTCCACCTTGAAGAGCAACCGAAGTGCCTGATGGTCGTCGGCGGCGGCTACATCGCGATGGAGTTTGCCGGAATTTTCAACGCGCTGGGCAGTGAAGTTACCGTCGTCAACCGGACCGACAGGATCCTGCGTAGTTATGACGAGCAGATCGTCGAGCGGATGCTGCATATCGCCATGGGTCGCGGGATCGATTTCAAGATGCACAGCCAGATCCAGTCGGTCGAGAAGCTCGACGATGGTTGTCTCAGTGTCGACCTTGGTGGGGCCAACCCGGTCAAGGTCGATCAGGTGCTGATCGCCACGGGGCGCAAGCCCAATTCAGCGGGCCTGGGCCTGGAGAACGCAGGGATCGAGCTCGGCGAAGGTGGCGAAATCCCGGTCGATGAATACAACCGCACCAGCTGCGAGAGCATCTATGCCGTCGGCGATGTCACCGATCGCGTGCAGCTGACACCCGTCGCCATTCGCGAAGGTCATGCCTTTGCCGATACCGTGTTCGGCGAAAATCCGCGCACGATTGACTATACCGCGATTCCCAGCGCGGTGTTCAGCCAGCCGCCGCTTGCCGGTGTGGGACTGACCGAAGCTCAGGCTCGCGAGCAGTACGGGAACATCAAGGTCTATTCCTCCGATTTCCGCCCGATGAAGAACATCTTCTCGCCGCACGCCGAGCGCGGGCTCTACAAGATGATCGTCGAGGCGACGTCGGAGAAGGTGCTGGGTGTGCACATGATCGGTCCGGAATCGCCGGAGATCCTGCAGGTCGCCGCCGTGGCGGTGAAGGCCGGGCTGACCAAGCAGGCTTTCGACGATACCGTCGCGCTGCATCCCTCCATGGCCGAGGAGCTGGTGCTGCTGAAATAG
- a CDS encoding NAD-dependent epimerase/dehydratase family protein: MVGTVLVTGGTGYIGGELIKQLLAKGWTVHTTVRNTAKSEARLRERFGHPDDDLLKIFQAELLSDDGWAEAVAGCTHLAHVASPVSDTVPDDEDELIVPAREGTLRALRFAKQAGVTRFVHTSSIAAVAYGRGEMEYTVTEADWTDVNSPDTTAYAKSKTIAERTARDWIAAEGSGMEYVSINPVLVLGPVDSDDFSASVTPVVMLLTGKVPMAPDLGFGVVDLRDVADLHVRCLETPGIDGERFIASGKFMKMIEIADVMRACLTSEQAKKLPKRTMPGWVVKLFMLINPPFRSVKNELGRVRHSDASHAEQVLGWKTRAEEESILDCARSLFEHGVVKP; the protein is encoded by the coding sequence ATGGTGGGCACGGTCCTGGTAACAGGTGGTACGGGATATATCGGCGGGGAACTGATCAAGCAGCTCCTCGCCAAGGGTTGGACCGTCCACACGACGGTACGCAACACAGCGAAGAGCGAAGCACGGCTGCGCGAACGGTTCGGCCATCCGGATGATGACCTTCTGAAGATCTTCCAGGCCGAGTTGCTCAGCGATGACGGCTGGGCTGAAGCGGTCGCCGGATGCACTCATTTGGCGCATGTCGCTTCGCCGGTATCGGATACCGTGCCTGACGATGAAGATGAGCTGATCGTGCCGGCCCGCGAAGGCACGTTGCGCGCACTCCGCTTTGCCAAGCAGGCGGGCGTTACACGCTTCGTCCACACCAGCTCCATCGCGGCGGTCGCCTATGGCCGGGGCGAGATGGAATACACCGTCACTGAAGCGGACTGGACCGACGTCAACTCGCCCGACACCACGGCTTACGCCAAGTCCAAGACCATCGCCGAACGCACTGCGCGCGATTGGATTGCGGCAGAGGGTAGCGGGATGGAATATGTCTCGATCAATCCGGTGCTGGTGCTGGGCCCGGTCGACAGCGACGATTTCTCGGCCTCGGTCACGCCCGTTGTCATGCTGCTGACCGGCAAGGTGCCGATGGCACCCGACCTCGGCTTTGGCGTGGTCGACCTGCGCGACGTCGCCGACCTGCACGTGCGCTGCCTCGAAACGCCGGGCATCGATGGGGAACGGTTCATTGCCTCGGGCAAATTCATGAAGATGATCGAGATTGCCGATGTGATGCGCGCATGCCTGACGAGCGAGCAGGCGAAGAAGCTGCCCAAACGGACCATGCCCGGGTGGGTGGTGAAGCTCTTCATGCTGATCAACCCGCCGTTCCGCTCGGTGAAGAACGAGCTGGGCCGGGTGCGCCATTCGGATGCCAGCCATGCCGAGCAAGTGCTCGGCTGGAAAACCCGGGCCGAGGAAGAGAGCATCCTCGATTGCGCGCGCAGCCTGTTCGAACACGGTGTTGTCAAGCCCTGA